The following proteins are co-located in the Fructilactobacillus carniphilus genome:
- a CDS encoding Na+/H+ antiporter, which produces MTILEAVLILLGLVLISNVASHYITIVPVSLIQIALGVGMALIFNFKIDLDTTWFLLLFIAPLLFNDGRDFPKKELWELRGPIFENAIWLVFLTTIVGGFLVNWLIPSMPLAVCFALIAILSPTDPVAVQSISKRVNLPKSILHLVSGESLINDASGLIAFKYAIAAVVTGYFSIYKAAGDFIYMSLMGLFIGWFLMQILLWIRNKLDSINFHDAIFSVVLQILTPFLIYVVAEEYLHASGVIAVVTAGILDHLQSKRDAGQTPEITLLTNRTWDIIVYCLNGVVFLILGIELPIAMRSVIKGNKYGTLQSIGYAFLIWLMILIIRVVWILGYQSFSYYVTKKEKKKPQFKIGLLAGLSGVRGAITMAGVLSVPAIIDTGAPFPDRALMLFIAAGVIVISLIAASITLPLIAPGQGTIETRASSIRDDEPEDDNEEENEKQNSSYVGYGVAKLYMMNSAIAYLESNKTESNQRAVFDIIMDYEASIRKQQRRFHDRPEVTKNLNETIALRRVALKGQRNAIEQLYEQKLIGPDAYWIASRHLNQLEYRLTQITGTKQTRLKIQHFSLWTRFLRLVKFWQWNQGESQKTKDDLRLIQRVSSQGAIKAINQFLDRDDINRKDFSAQNVHFLLVYYQNQIQEAKFFGDTEQEEQKYNRQVLELKTQALEAERKAIETLIDNGHISRNMGLHLRQNVNYEETILLNDYKKEED; this is translated from the coding sequence ATGACCATTTTAGAAGCCGTGCTCATTTTACTCGGTCTAGTTTTAATTTCCAACGTTGCCAGCCACTACATCACGATTGTTCCCGTCAGTTTGATTCAAATCGCGCTCGGGGTAGGGATGGCCTTAATTTTCAACTTCAAAATTGACTTAGATACCACTTGGTTCCTCTTGCTGTTTATCGCGCCGTTGCTGTTTAACGACGGACGTGATTTCCCGAAAAAGGAACTCTGGGAGCTTCGGGGACCGATCTTTGAAAATGCCATTTGGCTGGTCTTTTTGACCACGATTGTTGGTGGTTTTCTCGTTAACTGGTTAATTCCCTCAATGCCATTGGCTGTTTGTTTTGCCCTGATTGCCATTCTGTCACCGACCGATCCAGTGGCAGTACAATCAATCTCCAAACGAGTTAACTTACCCAAAAGCATCCTTCACTTGGTCAGTGGTGAAAGCCTTATCAACGATGCCAGCGGTTTGATTGCCTTCAAATATGCAATTGCAGCCGTGGTAACCGGCTATTTTTCCATCTACAAAGCAGCCGGGGACTTCATCTACATGTCGCTGATGGGACTTTTCATTGGGTGGTTCCTGATGCAAATTCTCCTCTGGATTCGCAATAAACTCGATAGTATCAACTTTCACGATGCCATCTTTAGCGTCGTGCTCCAGATTCTAACCCCCTTTTTAATCTACGTCGTAGCCGAAGAATATCTTCACGCATCTGGGGTAATCGCAGTTGTTACCGCCGGGATTCTCGACCACCTACAAAGCAAGCGAGACGCCGGTCAAACGCCCGAAATTACGCTGCTTACCAATCGAACCTGGGACATCATCGTCTACTGTCTAAACGGAGTGGTCTTCCTGATTCTCGGAATCGAACTTCCGATTGCCATGCGCAGCGTAATTAAAGGGAATAAATACGGAACTTTACAATCAATCGGCTATGCCTTCTTAATCTGGTTAATGATCTTGATTATTCGAGTCGTGTGGATTCTTGGTTACCAGTCTTTCTCCTACTACGTCACCAAAAAAGAAAAGAAGAAGCCCCAGTTTAAAATTGGACTCTTAGCTGGACTGTCTGGAGTTCGGGGCGCCATCACCATGGCCGGGGTGCTCTCTGTTCCCGCTATAATTGACACCGGAGCACCATTCCCTGACCGAGCGTTAATGCTCTTTATTGCAGCGGGGGTGATCGTGATCAGTTTGATTGCCGCTTCGATTACCCTGCCCTTGATTGCTCCCGGGCAAGGTACCATCGAAACCCGAGCCTCTAGCATCAGAGATGATGAACCAGAAGACGACAATGAGGAAGAAAACGAGAAACAAAATAGTTCTTACGTCGGTTACGGTGTGGCCAAACTGTACATGATGAACTCGGCAATTGCCTATCTGGAATCCAACAAAACGGAATCAAACCAGCGGGCCGTATTTGACATCATCATGGACTACGAAGCGTCAATTAGAAAACAACAACGGCGTTTCCACGATCGACCCGAAGTGACCAAGAATCTCAATGAAACCATTGCGCTCCGGCGGGTCGCCCTCAAGGGTCAACGCAACGCAATTGAGCAGCTTTACGAACAAAAACTCATCGGTCCTGACGCTTACTGGATTGCTTCCCGGCATTTGAATCAGCTTGAATACCGCTTAACCCAGATAACGGGTACCAAGCAAACCCGATTAAAAATTCAACACTTTAGCCTCTGGACCCGGTTTCTTCGGCTCGTTAAATTCTGGCAGTGGAATCAGGGTGAGAGTCAAAAGACGAAGGATGATCTCCGCTTAATCCAACGAGTTAGCTCACAGGGAGCCATCAAAGCCATTAATCAATTCTTGGATCGTGACGATATTAACCGCAAGGACTTCTCAGCGCAAAACGTCCACTTCCTGTTGGTTTACTACCAAAATCAGATTCAGGAAGCCAAATTCTTCGGGGATACCGAACAGGAAGAACAAAAGTACAATCGTCAGGTTCTCGAGTTAAAAACGCAGGCGTTAGAGGCCGAACGGAAAGCAATTGAAACATTGATTGATAACGGTCACATTTCCCGGAACATGGGCTTACATTTACGGCAAAACGTGAACTACGAAGAAACGATTTTACTCAATGACTACAAAAAGGAAGAAGATTAA
- a CDS encoding WxL domain-containing protein → MKKNKLIIGGVASFAAVLGLAVAAPAAHAAPDNSALPLNTSTTQNDTTGSVAATSNAHVAVQNGFLTLNQVPDLNFMPTSMSNSNQTQGLMNNNTGNQQSQISVTDSRGADGKDTTAQNGWRLDAQLGQFTKENSSAATTSPWTINLKNTGYSNSKGTRVSVNPDAQITSNGGSSNVITAAANQGLGTTTIDYSKPGSRIASLDVPANTDTGAYDAPITWTLSAGTSANPTK, encoded by the coding sequence ATGAAGAAGAATAAACTTATCATTGGCGGAGTTGCTTCATTCGCCGCTGTACTTGGTTTAGCCGTTGCTGCACCTGCTGCACATGCCGCACCTGACAACAGCGCTTTACCACTTAACACCAGCACTACTCAAAATGATACAACTGGTAGCGTTGCTGCAACTTCAAATGCTCATGTAGCTGTTCAAAATGGTTTCTTGACTTTGAACCAAGTTCCTGATTTGAACTTCATGCCTACTAGCATGTCTAACTCAAACCAAACTCAAGGCTTGATGAACAACAACACTGGTAACCAACAAAGCCAAATTTCTGTTACCGATAGCCGTGGTGCTGATGGTAAAGATACAACCGCTCAAAATGGTTGGAGATTAGATGCTCAATTGGGTCAATTTACCAAAGAAAATAGTTCAGCCGCTACTACTTCTCCATGGACTATTAACTTGAAGAACACTGGTTATTCAAACAGTAAAGGAACTCGTGTTTCTGTGAACCCAGATGCACAAATCACTTCAAATGGTGGTAGTTCTAACGTTATTACTGCTGCCGCAAACCAAGGTCTTGGTACTACTACAATCGACTACAGCAAACCAGGTTCACGGATTGCTAGTTTAGATGTTCCTGCTAACACCGATACTGGTGCATACGATGCCCCTATCACTTGGACATTAAGCGCCGGAACATCTGCAAACCCTACTAAATAA
- a CDS encoding DUF916 domain-containing protein has translation MISKHHKLKLLLGVAFFSFLFTLLAPVVHATPGPGVAVKPNYPATEIERGGSFFFKTKPGEPQTITMDVANLANYSQTLRIEPTTAYTSKDGAITYNPGKVPHDKTLKYKMRDLIKEKKQVITVGANKTKQVSFTVVPPKKDYKGIILGALYVKTENKNDNVNANNININNKMALVMPVMIKSQDKKVNPKLTALSIKPNKSGSQTIINTKLANERPTTIQGLQIKDRIYRKGNPKKTLSKNKLYQLSMAPNSNFQTRNDFGKNALLPGTYHLSLRAHDENGNHWKIEKDFTVSIKDSVIYNNNNWWWIALLIALLLIILLLLYLIYRQKKKQKELLQDQEK, from the coding sequence ATGATTTCAAAGCATCACAAGTTAAAATTATTATTGGGAGTCGCTTTCTTTTCCTTCCTGTTTACATTGTTAGCTCCAGTTGTCCATGCTACTCCCGGACCTGGGGTAGCGGTTAAACCAAATTATCCAGCAACCGAAATTGAAAGAGGAGGTTCATTCTTCTTCAAAACCAAGCCGGGTGAACCGCAAACCATTACAATGGACGTTGCAAATTTGGCTAATTATTCGCAAACTTTAAGGATTGAACCAACCACTGCCTACACTTCCAAGGATGGTGCGATTACCTATAACCCTGGAAAAGTTCCTCATGATAAAACGCTAAAGTATAAAATGCGCGATTTGATTAAGGAAAAGAAACAAGTTATTACAGTTGGTGCCAATAAAACCAAACAAGTTAGCTTCACCGTTGTTCCACCTAAAAAAGACTATAAAGGGATTATTCTCGGTGCGTTATACGTTAAAACCGAAAATAAAAACGACAACGTTAACGCTAACAACATCAACATTAATAACAAGATGGCTTTAGTAATGCCGGTCATGATTAAGTCCCAAGATAAAAAAGTTAATCCTAAGTTAACCGCTCTTAGCATCAAACCTAACAAGAGTGGCTCTCAAACCATCATTAACACTAAGTTGGCTAACGAGCGCCCAACTACGATTCAAGGATTACAAATTAAGGACCGAATCTACCGGAAGGGTAATCCTAAGAAAACTTTGTCTAAGAATAAATTATATCAACTGAGCATGGCTCCTAATTCCAATTTTCAAACACGGAATGACTTTGGAAAAAATGCCCTACTGCCTGGAACATATCACTTGAGTTTACGTGCTCATGATGAAAATGGTAATCACTGGAAAATTGAAAAGGACTTTACGGTTTCAATCAAGGATTCAGTAATTTACAACAATAACAACTGGTGGTGGATTGCTCTTCTGATTGCCCTTCTATTAATCATTCTGCTTTTGCTGTACTTAATTTACAGACAAAAGAAGAAGCAAAAGGAACTCCTTCAAGACCAAGAAAAATAG
- a CDS encoding WxL protein peptidoglycan domain-containing protein produces the protein MRTKTWFTLALVCITTIVTVSLPSFSHAQSVPSDFSVTPQLGGLPLQKGAGYFALRSKDHTTYKLPLLVTNDSNQQLHVTTRLNNAVTSPNGTINYQDSSAQPRGKQSLTNKVIGKRTKHVTVAPHSNQVVTYQINSGNQGRGITLGGITATAPVGQTNHVQNDVTFVTGVSLNAQKNQPNLQQLRLTKVEVAPLATSATVVARISNNHPQLLQHLRGKITLEQGSKIISSKRLTNVNIAPNSRVKFDLPPKKVATGNYQVVVKLQGHGQNLNVHRNISIKQALN, from the coding sequence ATGAGAACTAAAACTTGGTTTACGCTAGCCTTAGTGTGCATAACAACGATCGTTACGGTAAGCTTGCCGAGTTTTAGTCATGCCCAGTCTGTTCCTAGTGACTTTTCCGTGACGCCACAATTGGGAGGCTTACCACTCCAAAAAGGTGCTGGCTACTTTGCTCTCCGGTCCAAGGATCATACGACCTACAAACTACCTTTGTTGGTCACGAATGATAGCAATCAACAACTACATGTGACGACCCGGCTCAACAATGCCGTGACGTCCCCTAATGGTACGATCAACTATCAAGATTCATCGGCCCAACCGCGTGGCAAGCAAAGTCTCACTAATAAAGTAATTGGCAAGCGGACCAAGCACGTTACCGTTGCCCCCCATTCGAATCAGGTTGTTACCTACCAGATTAATTCAGGGAATCAGGGACGGGGAATTACGTTAGGAGGCATTACTGCCACCGCACCAGTTGGTCAGACTAACCACGTTCAAAATGATGTGACCTTTGTAACTGGTGTATCCTTAAACGCTCAGAAAAATCAACCAAATTTACAGCAGCTACGCCTGACTAAAGTTGAAGTTGCTCCCCTAGCAACCTCCGCAACGGTCGTTGCTAGGATTAGCAATAACCATCCCCAATTGTTGCAACATCTACGGGGAAAGATAACGCTAGAACAAGGTTCTAAAATTATCAGCTCTAAACGTTTAACCAACGTTAACATTGCTCCCAATTCAAGGGTGAAATTTGATTTGCCCCCGAAAAAGGTTGCGACTGGTAATTATCAGGTAGTGGTCAAGCTTCAGGGTCATGGTCAAAATCTGAACGTCCACCGTAACATATCAATTAAACAAGCTTTAAATTAA
- a CDS encoding lectin-like domain-containing protein codes for MSNFTYKGNPPAALDYPNAQVVTDYSKGQSRGLWWKNQVDLSRQFTLKFYIYIASDDPENAADGLTFTLQNDQNQISTDKKGSVATGTNGESLGAYGNFRNFSEYYPDLNGAKSAYDSSKQIIRNAMSLEFDPYYNGDYSDAYQIEKNSAAKSHLAFTLPDKNHINVHKFGSGYFTGINHYGSGSQWYQNQPSGSNSLNPFPNANDNYGAVPAPSMVGNTKSSGIDKPRWEPVVYTWNPDKSGTTGSATATFGYSDSSKNTNNFQQLKLSSPTINIADTFGPEKKAYWGMTGSTGDNYMISAISASDIPGTPGVSKTAADLTKLGQQGLRISKKDGGTVVPKTDETGLLPDDHSLTTEELMHALSFDSQFTGDDGNKYPVFRNIIDKADVGDILLYRSDIYNYYDSIYNPKDPDLGNHWLDVHVTDDLPKQLRLLDGSEDVNLYYPDIPPIKKDAEKPTPQSHGFKAALISDQLDSGQQAVVNTVKASGSNFADKTPIESSDVKVIPSHRPPGRPSIYINNQMQNVTQNMQDWSDQLYNVRDYDNINYRIPLYNFSQVPLINGQYTFYLPSLKDNNPNNLKLQFEGQDIPYDSTDKSNGLHYTISDDNLTQNDGSTYKNCKKIVIKGLPTLDAYSTKNITANVNLGENQGKYFSSTPKLTGQSQGGDQTSTYYGKEEIYNLNAGNLKIAPMSFEYGTHAFFTPNSDMLPLDTYTFDESGNPVLTTPRINPKLGYQALSIKDTRQKAERKEYSISLSQAKDNSQSVAGQLSNADVIGTKDSPFQLVYFDGKGDKHPLTPGNNDNVNVYSSGDNLPDLKSVDWNSRNGLKLNVRKAPDAPQSGQKSDYGATLNWTVNSTETP; via the coding sequence ATGAGTAATTTTACGTACAAAGGAAATCCACCTGCTGCACTTGATTATCCTAATGCCCAAGTAGTTACTGATTATTCCAAAGGCCAATCCCGTGGATTATGGTGGAAAAATCAAGTTGATTTATCGAGACAGTTTACTCTGAAGTTCTATATCTACATTGCTTCCGATGATCCGGAAAATGCAGCCGATGGTTTAACCTTTACGTTGCAAAACGATCAGAATCAAATTTCCACCGACAAAAAGGGATCTGTTGCTACGGGAACTAACGGTGAATCATTAGGTGCCTACGGTAATTTCCGTAATTTTAGTGAATATTATCCTGACTTAAATGGCGCTAAATCTGCTTATGATTCCTCTAAGCAAATAATTAGAAATGCTATGTCGTTAGAATTTGACCCATACTACAACGGAGATTATAGTGATGCTTATCAGATTGAAAAGAATTCGGCTGCAAAGTCGCATTTAGCATTTACGCTTCCTGATAAAAACCACATTAACGTCCACAAGTTTGGTAGTGGCTATTTCACAGGAATTAATCACTATGGTAGTGGAAGCCAGTGGTACCAAAACCAACCTAGCGGCAGCAATTCTCTTAATCCGTTCCCTAATGCCAACGATAATTATGGAGCTGTTCCAGCTCCTAGTATGGTGGGAAATACCAAGAGTTCTGGAATTGATAAACCACGTTGGGAACCAGTTGTTTATACTTGGAACCCCGATAAAAGTGGAACTACCGGAAGTGCTACTGCAACGTTTGGTTACTCTGACTCCAGTAAAAATACCAATAACTTTCAACAGTTGAAACTTTCTTCTCCAACCATTAACATCGCCGATACCTTTGGCCCTGAGAAAAAAGCTTACTGGGGAATGACTGGTTCGACTGGTGATAACTACATGATTAGTGCTATTTCAGCTTCTGATATCCCTGGGACTCCAGGAGTTAGTAAAACAGCTGCTGATTTAACCAAGTTAGGTCAACAAGGTCTCCGAATTAGTAAAAAGGACGGTGGAACTGTTGTACCAAAGACTGATGAAACTGGATTGCTTCCGGATGATCATTCTTTAACTACCGAAGAACTAATGCATGCCTTATCATTTGACTCGCAATTTACCGGAGACGATGGTAACAAATACCCTGTCTTCCGGAATATTATTGATAAAGCGGACGTTGGAGATATTCTTCTTTATCGGTCTGATATCTATAACTACTACGATAGTATTTATAATCCTAAGGATCCCGATTTAGGAAATCATTGGTTAGATGTTCATGTAACTGATGACTTGCCTAAACAATTGCGGTTATTGGACGGAAGTGAGGACGTAAACCTCTACTACCCTGATATCCCACCAATTAAGAAGGATGCTGAAAAACCGACTCCACAATCACACGGCTTCAAAGCAGCATTGATTTCCGATCAACTGGATTCAGGGCAACAAGCTGTAGTTAATACGGTGAAAGCTTCTGGCTCTAACTTCGCAGATAAAACACCAATTGAATCTAGTGATGTGAAAGTAATCCCGAGTCATCGTCCACCTGGTAGACCATCGATCTACATTAATAATCAGATGCAAAACGTGACCCAAAATATGCAAGATTGGTCTGACCAATTGTATAACGTTCGAGATTACGATAACATCAACTATCGGATTCCACTGTATAACTTTAGTCAAGTTCCGTTAATCAATGGTCAATACACCTTCTACTTACCAAGTCTCAAGGATAACAATCCAAATAACTTGAAACTCCAGTTTGAGGGTCAGGATATTCCTTATGATTCAACGGACAAATCTAACGGTCTGCATTACACCATAAGTGATGATAATCTCACCCAGAATGATGGATCGACTTACAAGAACTGTAAGAAGATTGTGATTAAAGGTTTGCCAACTCTCGACGCTTACTCGACCAAGAACATCACGGCTAACGTGAACCTCGGTGAAAATCAAGGGAAGTACTTCTCAAGTACGCCGAAATTAACTGGGCAATCGCAAGGTGGGGATCAGACTTCCACGTATTATGGTAAAGAAGAAATTTATAACCTAAATGCTGGAAATCTAAAAATTGCTCCGATGAGTTTTGAATACGGAACGCATGCTTTCTTTACCCCTAACTCAGATATGCTTCCCCTTGATACTTACACCTTTGACGAATCCGGTAACCCGGTTCTGACCACGCCTCGAATCAATCCTAAGCTTGGTTACCAGGCTCTTTCCATTAAGGATACCCGGCAAAAAGCTGAACGAAAAGAATACTCAATTAGTCTGTCACAGGCTAAAGACAACAGCCAAAGTGTGGCAGGTCAACTAAGTAACGCTGACGTCATCGGAACCAAAGATTCGCCGTTCCAGTTAGTTTACTTCGATGGTAAAGGAGATAAGCATCCCCTCACCCCTGGAAATAACGACAATGTGAACGTTTATTCCTCTGGTGATAATTTACCAGATCTAAAGAGTGTGGATTGGAATAGTCGCAACGGTTTGAAGTTAAATGTACGTAAAGCTCCTGATGCTCCGCAAAGTGGGCAAAAGAGCGACTACGGTGCTACTTTAAACTGGACCGTGAACTCCACAGAAACTCCTTAG
- a CDS encoding methylenetetrahydrofolate reductase codes for MAMMTSPLGIEISPATTSLANQRFIEASGIGTTIRPDFVSVTWSAGGKDNPGKPYDLIQQLERNQLQVLPHLTGLYKTPTAITQELHELTRLGVKRVLALRGDVNHHQRPTGYFPHATNLIRYIKQHSQLKIAAAAYPERHPESDSWGTELFYLRAKVQAGATELFTQFCFDVPTIFRWLDRIHIADIRVPVVVGVLPLTSQTRIQQAEIMLGHPLPMELKNRLAVAQTESELRAIGIQVALEQIYSLQRVGVGVQIYTFNDVQLLQTIWKTIK; via the coding sequence ATGGCTATGATGACATCACCACTTGGGATTGAAATTTCGCCAGCAACAACATCGCTTGCTAATCAACGGTTTATCGAAGCTAGTGGAATAGGAACCACCATCCGTCCTGACTTTGTCTCGGTTACATGGAGTGCCGGTGGAAAAGATAATCCAGGAAAACCATATGATTTGATTCAACAACTGGAACGAAACCAGCTGCAGGTGCTTCCCCATCTCACCGGGTTGTACAAAACTCCCACTGCAATAACCCAGGAACTGCATGAATTAACGCGATTAGGAGTTAAACGGGTGCTCGCCTTACGTGGTGATGTAAACCACCACCAACGACCCACGGGCTATTTTCCGCACGCAACTAACTTAATCCGGTACATTAAGCAACACAGTCAATTGAAAATTGCTGCTGCGGCCTATCCTGAGCGTCATCCGGAATCGGATAGTTGGGGAACGGAACTTTTTTATTTACGGGCTAAGGTCCAGGCTGGAGCCACGGAGTTGTTTACTCAATTTTGTTTTGATGTACCAACTATTTTCAGGTGGTTAGACCGCATTCATATTGCTGATATCCGAGTTCCTGTGGTAGTGGGGGTATTACCGTTGACGAGTCAAACCCGAATTCAGCAGGCTGAAATCATGCTGGGACATCCTTTACCGATGGAGCTTAAAAATCGATTAGCAGTAGCCCAGACGGAATCAGAGTTACGAGCCATTGGAATTCAGGTGGCTCTGGAACAAATTTACAGCTTGCAACGAGTGGGTGTAGGCGTTCAAATTTATACTTTTAACGACGTGCAACTATTACAAACCATTTGGAAAACAATTAAATAA
- a CDS encoding phosphatase PAP2 family protein: MSKQQQYWMLFCAILLFIGLMGFATRFDLQLSQTITNYHSYGATVGQTIGSFPLYLVLILSGEVAIGSALRQPRRWLALLEFAVGLTLSVSQLQHFGRESSSYFFKAQQNVQQGLAVGTHTQLQSHEHGWSLVITGLFLYGIITFVCQWWLHRQSDFRLHQLLTIAIFASGTVFLALTVNVTLKTIWGRYRPYEVQQHLQDFTSWYHINGNNGHYSFPSGHTMAATLALVFSWFGRGRWHRWLWRLGLLDSILIALSRLVIGAHFLSDVTFSFFITALIIFSMQIWLKKYLLKQTDPILRK; encoded by the coding sequence ATGTCAAAACAACAACAATACTGGATGTTATTCTGCGCCATCCTGCTGTTTATTGGATTAATGGGATTCGCTACTAGATTTGATCTGCAGTTGAGTCAAACCATCACTAATTATCATAGTTATGGAGCCACCGTGGGCCAAACCATTGGTTCATTTCCCTTGTACTTGGTGTTAATTCTAAGTGGGGAGGTTGCAATTGGAAGTGCATTGCGACAACCACGACGCTGGCTGGCTTTACTGGAATTTGCAGTGGGACTGACTTTGTCTGTTAGTCAACTGCAACATTTTGGGCGAGAAAGTAGTTCGTACTTTTTCAAAGCGCAACAAAACGTGCAACAGGGTCTAGCGGTTGGGACGCATACGCAACTGCAATCGCATGAGCACGGTTGGAGTTTGGTCATTACGGGGCTGTTTTTGTACGGAATCATCACGTTCGTTTGCCAGTGGTGGCTACACCGACAGTCTGATTTTCGCTTGCACCAGCTCTTAACTATCGCCATCTTTGCCAGTGGAACGGTATTTTTAGCACTGACGGTAAACGTTACTTTAAAAACAATCTGGGGTCGGTACCGGCCTTACGAGGTGCAACAGCACCTCCAGGATTTTACCAGTTGGTATCACATCAATGGAAATAACGGTCACTATTCATTTCCCTCCGGACACACGATGGCAGCGACGTTGGCACTTGTCTTTTCGTGGTTTGGTCGCGGCCGCTGGCACCGGTGGTTGTGGCGTCTGGGACTGTTGGATAGTATTTTGATTGCACTGAGTCGCTTGGTAATCGGAGCGCATTTCTTATCGGACGTGACGTTTTCGTTCTTTATTACGGCTTTAATCATTTTCAGCATGCAGATCTGGCTGAAAAAATACTTATTAAAGCAGACGGATCCGATTTTACGAAAATGA
- a CDS encoding glycosyltransferase family 8 protein: MTSTEPIEILVTSNQNYIDPLKVMLYSLRLNNQKAAFRVWLLQSDISAETNANLLNYAGRLNLDLNVIKMDERVNLPKSFLSVYDYPQEMYFRLLCADSLPNDLHKVLYLDPDLLVVNDIMPLWETNLDGKMFAAAVHKGLTDIMRSINNLRLGTDGGYYNSGVMLMDLDQMRQKIKVKDIVETVEKYHDYLVLPDQDILNYLYSNDTKEISEDLWNFDARKSLMYLTRSGGKENLDWIMKHTRIIHFCGKPKPWQADSNSPYTALWLNYQQIVTNHFN, from the coding sequence ATGACTAGTACAGAACCCATTGAGATTTTGGTTACCAGTAACCAAAACTACATTGATCCGCTTAAAGTAATGCTTTATTCACTCCGGCTGAATAATCAGAAGGCTGCCTTTCGAGTCTGGTTGTTACAATCAGACATTAGCGCAGAAACCAATGCTAATTTGTTAAACTACGCTGGTCGCTTAAACTTAGACTTAAACGTCATTAAAATGGACGAACGGGTGAACTTACCCAAGTCCTTTTTAAGCGTCTATGACTACCCGCAGGAAATGTACTTCCGCCTGCTCTGTGCTGATTCATTACCCAATGATCTTCACAAGGTTCTATACCTAGATCCTGATTTGCTGGTAGTTAATGATATCATGCCCCTCTGGGAAACTAACTTAGACGGCAAAATGTTTGCAGCCGCTGTCCACAAGGGATTAACCGACATCATGCGTTCCATCAATAACCTTCGCTTAGGAACCGACGGCGGGTACTACAACTCGGGAGTTATGCTGATGGATCTCGATCAGATGCGACAAAAAATTAAAGTTAAGGATATCGTGGAGACGGTTGAAAAGTATCATGATTACCTAGTTTTGCCTGATCAAGATATTCTCAACTACCTCTATAGCAATGATACCAAGGAAATCTCTGAAGATCTTTGGAACTTTGATGCCCGTAAATCACTGATGTACCTCACCCGCAGTGGTGGTAAAGAAAATCTGGACTGGATCATGAAGCACACCAGGATTATCCACTTCTGCGGAAAACCCAAACCATGGCAAGCCGACAGTAATTCCCCATATACCGCCCTGTGGCTCAACTACCAACAAATTGTCACTAACCATTTTAACTAA